A section of the Salinisphaera sp. T31B1 genome encodes:
- a CDS encoding diguanylate cyclase: protein MWGNDLSTPRILVVDDRYANRVAMRHVLSGLDVELVEAESGNDALVACLEHEFALILLDVQMPGMDGVEVAELLNGEESTRDTPVIFVTAGSTDDIDRLKGYDVGAVDYITKPLNPPLLAAKVRNFLDLYQSRRELVATLAALDERNLELQREIEERKRAEALAQQLATHDALTGLPNRLLFVDRLASSMRRARREQAQFALGYMDLDGFKPINDAYGHGAGDTLLKVIAERLERHTRASDTTARFGGDEFALIFDHVKSAESCRSFCEELRLELSAPTTVALDGGSVEVAVGVSIGLAIYPAHGDDADRLMHNADCALYQVKAHGKAGVRVFQPEDDVPRLGAEPVAKPLGRVVRG from the coding sequence ATGTGGGGCAACGATTTGTCCACGCCCAGGATCCTTGTCGTCGACGATCGGTACGCCAACCGCGTAGCGATGCGCCACGTGCTGTCCGGCCTGGATGTGGAACTGGTGGAGGCCGAAAGCGGCAACGACGCGCTCGTGGCGTGTCTGGAACACGAGTTCGCGCTGATCCTGCTGGACGTGCAGATGCCGGGCATGGACGGTGTCGAGGTGGCCGAGTTGCTCAACGGCGAGGAATCGACCCGCGATACGCCGGTGATCTTCGTGACGGCCGGCTCGACCGACGACATCGACCGCCTCAAGGGGTATGACGTCGGCGCGGTGGACTACATTACCAAACCGCTGAATCCGCCGCTGCTTGCGGCCAAGGTCCGTAACTTCCTGGATCTTTATCAAAGCCGCCGCGAACTGGTCGCGACACTCGCCGCACTGGATGAGCGCAACCTCGAACTGCAGCGCGAAATCGAGGAACGCAAGCGCGCCGAGGCACTGGCCCAGCAGCTGGCGACCCACGATGCGCTGACCGGGCTGCCCAATCGGCTGCTGTTCGTCGACCGTCTGGCTTCAAGCATGCGTCGAGCCCGGCGCGAACAGGCACAGTTCGCACTCGGCTACATGGATCTGGACGGCTTCAAGCCGATCAACGATGCCTATGGTCATGGGGCCGGTGATACGCTGCTCAAGGTAATCGCGGAACGGCTGGAACGCCATACCCGTGCCTCCGACACCACCGCCCGATTCGGTGGCGACGAGTTCGCGCTGATCTTCGATCACGTGAAGTCCGCCGAGAGCTGTCGTTCGTTTTGCGAAGAACTGCGGCTGGAACTCAGCGCGCCGACGACGGTGGCACTGGACGGCGGCTCGGTAGAGGTTGCGGTCGGGGTGAGCATCGGTCTGGCGATCTATCCGGCTCACGGTGACGACGCCGACCGACTCATGCACAACGCCGACTGTGCGCTTTACCAGGTCAAGGCTCACGGCAAGGCCGGGGTACGCGTGTTCCAGCCCGAGGACGATGTGCCGCGGCTCGGCGCGGAGCCTGTGGCTAAGCCGTTGGGGCGCGTGGTGCGCGGTTAG
- a CDS encoding protein-glutamate O-methyltransferase CheR, translating into MSDTDVEDIALEVFIQSVRLRHGYDFSGYARASLKRRVVELARSLSLPNIGALLPQVLYDDDIARTIVAHLSVPVSALFRDPEVFGRLKHDVLPVLASWPRINIWQAGCAHGEEVYSLAILLSEAGLTSRSQIYATDFNDHALERAAEGIFDSRHLDDYQQNYRLAGGQGALSDYYHARYDLVRMRRELLDRVVFAHHNLVTDGVFAEAHLILCRNVLIYFTQPLKDRVLELFADSLVRGGYLVLGSKETLRFSAVAHRFEAVSEDDRIYRLASQS; encoded by the coding sequence ATGAGTGATACCGACGTCGAAGACATCGCCCTGGAGGTTTTCATCCAGAGTGTGCGTCTGCGTCACGGCTACGATTTCTCGGGCTATGCACGGGCCTCGCTCAAACGTCGAGTGGTCGAGCTGGCGCGTTCGCTGTCGCTGCCCAATATCGGCGCGCTCCTGCCACAGGTGCTCTACGATGACGATATCGCCCGTACCATCGTCGCCCATCTGTCGGTGCCGGTTTCGGCACTGTTTCGCGACCCGGAAGTCTTCGGCCGGCTCAAGCACGACGTGCTGCCGGTGCTTGCGTCCTGGCCGCGTATCAACATATGGCAGGCCGGATGTGCTCATGGCGAAGAGGTCTATTCGCTGGCGATCCTGCTGTCCGAAGCCGGCCTGACGTCGCGTAGCCAGATCTACGCCACCGATTTCAACGACCACGCGCTCGAGCGGGCCGCCGAAGGAATCTTCGACAGCCGCCACCTGGATGATTACCAGCAGAACTATCGCCTGGCGGGCGGGCAGGGCGCGCTGTCGGATTACTATCATGCCCGCTACGATCTGGTGCGGATGCGCCGGGAACTGCTCGATCGTGTGGTGTTCGCCCATCACAACCTGGTGACCGACGGCGTGTTTGCCGAAGCGCACCTGATTCTGTGCCGCAACGTGTTGATCTACTTCACGCAACCGCTCAAGGACCGGGTGCTGGAGTTGTTCGCCGACAGTCTGGTGCGCGGCGGATATCTGGTGCTGGGCAGCAAGGAGACGCTTCGCTTTTCGGCGGTGGCCCATCGCTTCGAGGCGGTCAGCGAAGACGACCGCATCTATCGTCTTGCGAGTCAGTCGTGA
- the parC gene encoding DNA topoisomerase IV subunit A, with protein MATTLEHDSERQPLRTFAEKAYLDYAMYVILDRALPHVGDGLKPVQRRIVYAMSELGLSAASKPKKAARTVGDVIGKFHPHGDSACYEAMVIMAQSFSYRYPLIDGHGNWGTADDPKSFAAMRYTESRLTGYAATLLSELGQGTVDWQPNFDGTLDEPKTLPARLPNVLLNGGTGIAVGMATDIPPHNLREVAAATVHLLNHPDADLDALSEHLPAPDFPTGAEIISPAEEIRQLYATGNGMVRLRATYTVESGEIVIDALPYQTSGAKVLEQIAGQMAAKKLPMVSDLRDESDHENPTRLVIVPRSNRVDIEALMAHLFATTGLEKGVRVNLNVIGLDGAPRVKNLREILSEWLTYRTTTVTRRLEHRMDAVLDRLHILEGLLIAYLNIDEVIHIIRTEDEPKPVMMKRFEITGTQADAILDLRLRHLMKLEEFKIRGEQEALEDERKTLEATLGSKKKLNALIASEIEADAEKYGDERRSRLVERQQARALSEADLLPSEPITVVLSRQGWIRSAKGHDVDAPSLNFRSGDDYLTHAAGRSNQTLIVIDSTGRSYTLAAHKLPSARGQGEPLTGSLNPADGARFVGLAIGDENTRCVLASDAGHGFVTTLADISSRNRSGKTALSTGRNARALEPSTFSAEDAEVCAVTSEGQLLCLAIDELPVLSKGKGNKLISLKKGEHLIAVAALAANQRLTLYSGKRHMTLKSADRDAYRGPRASRGRTLPRGFTQVQALAVESD; from the coding sequence ATGGCAACCACTCTGGAACACGACAGCGAGCGCCAGCCGCTGCGCACCTTTGCCGAAAAGGCGTACCTCGACTATGCGATGTACGTCATTCTCGATCGTGCGCTGCCTCATGTCGGCGACGGCTTGAAGCCGGTACAACGGCGTATCGTCTATGCGATGTCCGAGCTGGGCCTGTCGGCCGCCTCGAAACCGAAAAAGGCCGCGCGTACGGTCGGCGACGTGATCGGCAAGTTTCATCCGCACGGCGACTCGGCCTGTTATGAAGCCATGGTGATCATGGCGCAGTCGTTTTCCTATCGCTATCCGTTGATCGACGGTCACGGCAACTGGGGTACGGCGGATGACCCGAAATCGTTCGCGGCCATGCGCTATACCGAATCCCGGCTGACCGGTTATGCCGCGACGCTGCTGTCCGAACTGGGCCAGGGGACAGTGGACTGGCAGCCGAACTTCGACGGCACGCTGGACGAGCCCAAGACGTTGCCGGCGCGGCTGCCCAACGTGTTGCTCAACGGCGGGACCGGCATTGCCGTGGGCATGGCGACCGACATACCGCCACACAACCTGCGCGAAGTCGCCGCCGCTACCGTCCATCTGCTCAACCATCCCGATGCCGATCTGGATGCGTTGAGCGAGCATCTGCCGGCGCCCGATTTCCCCACCGGCGCTGAGATCATCAGCCCCGCCGAGGAAATCCGCCAGCTCTATGCCACGGGTAACGGCATGGTGCGCCTACGGGCCACCTATACCGTCGAGTCTGGCGAGATCGTGATCGATGCGTTGCCCTATCAGACATCCGGGGCCAAGGTGCTCGAGCAGATCGCCGGCCAGATGGCGGCCAAGAAGCTGCCGATGGTATCGGATCTGCGCGATGAATCGGATCACGAGAACCCGACCCGCCTCGTCATCGTGCCGCGCAGCAATCGTGTGGATATCGAAGCGCTCATGGCGCATCTGTTCGCCACCACTGGTCTGGAAAAGGGGGTGCGGGTCAATCTGAACGTGATCGGCCTGGACGGCGCGCCCCGGGTCAAGAACCTGCGCGAAATTCTGTCCGAGTGGCTGACTTATCGCACCACGACGGTCACCCGTCGACTCGAACACCGGATGGATGCCGTACTGGACCGGCTGCATATCCTCGAAGGGTTGTTGATCGCGTATCTGAATATCGACGAGGTGATTCATATCATCCGCACCGAGGACGAGCCCAAACCGGTGATGATGAAACGCTTCGAGATCACCGGCACGCAGGCCGATGCCATCCTGGACCTGCGCCTGCGGCACTTGATGAAGCTCGAGGAGTTCAAGATCCGCGGCGAACAGGAAGCCCTCGAAGACGAACGCAAAACCCTGGAAGCGACGCTCGGCTCGAAGAAGAAACTCAATGCGCTGATTGCCTCGGAAATCGAGGCCGATGCGGAAAAATACGGCGACGAGCGGCGCAGCCGTCTGGTCGAGCGTCAACAGGCCCGCGCCTTGTCCGAGGCCGATCTGCTGCCCAGCGAGCCGATCACCGTGGTGCTGTCCCGTCAGGGCTGGATTCGTTCGGCCAAGGGCCACGATGTCGATGCGCCGAGCCTGAATTTCCGTAGCGGCGACGACTATCTGACCCACGCGGCCGGTCGGAGCAATCAGACCCTGATCGTGATCGATTCCACCGGACGTAGCTATACGCTGGCCGCGCACAAGCTGCCGTCGGCCCGTGGTCAGGGCGAGCCGCTGACCGGCAGCCTCAACCCGGCCGACGGCGCCCGTTTCGTGGGTCTGGCCATCGGCGACGAGAACACACGCTGTGTGCTGGCCAGCGATGCCGGCCATGGTTTTGTCACCACTCTGGCCGATATCAGCAGCCGCAACCGTTCCGGCAAGACGGCGTTGTCCACCGGGCGCAATGCCCGTGCGCTCGAGCCCTCGACGTTCAGCGCCGAAGACGCTGAAGTCTGTGCGGTCACCAGCGAGGGGCAGCTACTGTGCCTGGCTATCGACGAACTGCCGGTGCTGTCCAAGGGCAAGGGCAACAAGCTCATCTCGCTGAAAAAGGGCGAGCACCTGATCGCGGTCGCGGCCCTCGCAGCCAACCAGCGTCTGACGCTGTACAGCGGCAAGCGTCACATGACGCTCAAATCGGCGGACCGGGACGCTTATCGGGGCCCGCGTGCCTCGCGCGGGCGAACGCTGCCGCGGGGGTTCACCCAGGTACAGGCGCTGGCGGTCGAAAGCGACTGA
- a CDS encoding chemotaxis protein CheB, whose translation MIDTERHEALAIGGSAGSLPVVIDLLAELAADTALVVVLCLHMGRSRAGDMARVLGRRCALPVSEAGERQRLAPGHVYFAAGGYHLLVERDRRFALCAGERVNFVRPAIDILFESMADAYRDGLAGMLLSGANADGASGLEYIQRLGGLTLVQSPNSAMAAQMPSAALDLFTPDRVHDPMGLGQAVRALSRS comes from the coding sequence GTGATCGACACCGAGCGCCATGAAGCGCTGGCCATCGGCGGCTCGGCCGGCAGCCTGCCGGTCGTTATCGATCTGCTGGCCGAGCTGGCCGCCGATACCGCGCTCGTCGTGGTGCTGTGCCTGCATATGGGCCGCAGCCGCGCCGGGGACATGGCGCGCGTACTCGGCCGGCGCTGCGCGCTGCCGGTCAGCGAGGCGGGCGAACGACAGCGGTTGGCGCCGGGCCATGTCTACTTCGCGGCCGGCGGATACCATCTGCTGGTCGAGCGCGACCGGCGTTTCGCGCTGTGCGCAGGCGAACGGGTGAACTTCGTGCGGCCGGCGATCGATATCCTGTTCGAATCGATGGCTGACGCCTATCGGGACGGGCTGGCAGGCATGTTGCTTTCTGGGGCCAATGCCGACGGCGCATCCGGATTGGAGTATATTCAGCGTCTTGGCGGGCTGACCCTCGTGCAAAGCCCGAACAGCGCGATGGCGGCTCAGATGCCTTCAGCCGCGCTGGATCTGTTCACGCCCGACCGCGTGCACGACCCCATGGGTCTTGGGCAGGCGGTGCGGGCGCTTTCGCGGTCGTGA
- a CDS encoding exodeoxyribonuclease VII small subunit gives MARKSSTPSAQATDTKPGLGDFEASVAELETLVEALEAGDISLEDALGKFERGVTLARQCQSLLKQAELRVDQLLADGAQEQVVAFDRPDDASPG, from the coding sequence ATGGCTCGAAAATCCAGCACGCCGTCAGCTCAAGCTACCGACACCAAGCCGGGGCTGGGCGATTTCGAAGCCTCCGTCGCCGAACTGGAGACCCTGGTCGAAGCGCTTGAGGCCGGGGATATCTCGCTCGAGGATGCGCTCGGCAAGTTCGAACGCGGCGTTACTCTGGCGCGACAGTGTCAGAGCCTGCTCAAGCAAGCCGAGCTGCGGGTCGACCAGCTCCTGGCCGACGGCGCACAAGAACAGGTCGTCGCCTTCGATCGGCCGGACGATGCATCGCCGGGCTAA
- a CDS encoding response regulator: protein MTENTRTPGVIGAFSERLSIRQRLVGAVILLLLLFGAVCVFSLVAAESVRSARSFSQQVNRVFLDTADLGEAISRQEASLRGYALSGRPRYLDTLDDMDIQFTRALVALQAALTNAPAQQQRLNTIGGLHERWRLTVADPIVSAVKDGDLASARERLIAGDSVKLIDPIRGALQDYREAVQSQLAASDAILDYRQQRARWLLVAMLLFGLFVGLLTVNAIIRRVTRPLTQLTDITSRLAAGERDIHVHFRRRRDEIGSVARALEHFRQIILEQDRQDWIRDHRARLSVLMQRFGNDRELGDQLLGQLAELCGAGYGALFTPASLADDETRFALLSRYGYSDDAEQVFAAGEGLVGQVLVTRRQILLEAVPEGYLPVRSGLGAARPSVLLIVPALVNDRVSAILELALFRQPSQSELDLLDTLMPNIGLAFMSLARMRRTAELLDQSRAQTQALTASERQLREQQDTLEKANTELRMQSEELAAQSEELRASEEELKVQSEELQATNEELRQKQDLMSDQQVELSRLHSESEQRAEALARASQYKSDFLANMSHELRTPLNSLLILSRSLADNDEGNLEADQIEAASIIHESGSNLLALINDILDLSKIEAGKMRVNAERCRIVDLVARLHRYFDHVAERKQLAFAVEIADDTPAEIMTDAGKLEQIVRNLVSNAIKFTEHGRVTVTFAPVDPSTVLRSEGLTPGDGLAVHVRDEGIGIPADRLEQIFQAFEQVDASTSRTYGGTGLGLSISRELARLLGGEVHVESRLGEGSCFSVYVHRELVAASEAGGDSPISGRAASVREPAVEYGAAITERPARPTPEPGRSPHLLIIDDDAVFARVVAEAARKRGFECTIAGDGERGLDMVRQQLPDAIVLDLGLPGMDGWAVLDRLKANERTCKIPVHIVSAADDTGRSQQSGAVGYLRKPISRDDLDTLFARAEALTGRQARRVLVVDDDREAHTAIAHLLKHERVEITAVTRGSEALSALDEQSYDCVVLDLRLPDISGFELLERIAARTGAPPVVVYSARELTDEETRTLRAHTDSIVIKGSHAQARLLDEISLFFHRIADASRTPAPVAAAERAAPETSLAGHTVLLVDDDMRNTFALSRVLRARGLNVLMASDGFKALDQLAAHDSVSIVLMDIMMPGMDGYEAIRRIRAQPERGELPIIALTAKAMAGDRDKCLEAGANDYLPKPLDTDTLVTRMQALL, encoded by the coding sequence TTGACCGAGAACACGCGTACGCCGGGGGTCATCGGCGCATTCAGCGAGCGGTTGTCGATACGCCAGCGCCTGGTCGGCGCCGTGATTCTGCTGCTGCTGCTCTTCGGCGCGGTCTGTGTATTCAGCCTGGTCGCCGCAGAAAGCGTGCGCAGTGCCCGATCGTTTTCGCAGCAGGTCAACCGCGTATTTCTGGATACAGCCGATCTGGGCGAGGCGATCTCGCGTCAGGAGGCCAGTCTCCGCGGCTATGCGTTGTCGGGTAGGCCCCGCTATCTGGATACGCTGGATGACATGGACATCCAGTTCACCCGCGCGCTGGTCGCGTTGCAGGCGGCACTGACCAACGCACCGGCCCAACAGCAGCGGCTGAACACCATCGGAGGTCTGCATGAGCGCTGGCGACTGACCGTGGCTGACCCGATCGTGAGCGCGGTCAAGGACGGCGATCTGGCCAGTGCCCGCGAGCGGCTGATCGCTGGTGATAGCGTCAAGCTGATCGATCCGATACGCGGCGCGCTACAGGATTATCGCGAAGCAGTGCAGTCCCAGCTGGCCGCGAGCGATGCGATACTCGATTACCGTCAACAGCGTGCCCGCTGGCTGCTGGTCGCCATGTTGCTGTTCGGCTTGTTCGTGGGTCTGCTCACCGTCAACGCCATCATCCGTCGCGTAACACGACCTCTGACCCAATTGACCGACATCACTTCGCGTCTTGCCGCGGGCGAACGCGATATCCACGTGCATTTCCGTCGTCGCCGCGACGAGATCGGGTCGGTCGCACGTGCGCTTGAACACTTCCGCCAGATCATTCTCGAGCAGGACCGCCAGGACTGGATCCGCGATCACCGGGCCCGCCTGAGTGTGCTGATGCAGCGCTTCGGTAATGACCGGGAGCTGGGCGATCAGCTGCTCGGGCAACTGGCCGAACTCTGTGGTGCCGGATACGGCGCATTGTTCACGCCGGCTTCGCTGGCTGACGACGAGACACGGTTCGCGCTGCTTTCACGCTACGGCTACAGCGATGATGCCGAGCAGGTGTTCGCAGCCGGCGAGGGGCTGGTCGGCCAGGTACTGGTGACCCGGCGCCAGATTCTGCTCGAGGCCGTACCCGAGGGTTATCTGCCGGTGCGTTCCGGGCTGGGTGCGGCACGACCGTCTGTTCTGCTCATCGTCCCGGCCCTGGTCAACGACCGCGTGAGCGCGATTCTCGAACTGGCGTTGTTTCGCCAGCCGAGCCAGTCGGAGCTCGACCTGCTCGATACGCTGATGCCCAATATCGGGCTGGCATTCATGTCGCTGGCACGCATGCGGCGCACCGCCGAATTGCTCGATCAGAGCCGTGCCCAGACCCAGGCGCTGACCGCGTCGGAGCGCCAGCTTCGCGAGCAGCAGGACACGCTCGAAAAAGCCAACACCGAACTGCGCATGCAGAGTGAGGAACTGGCCGCCCAGTCCGAGGAGTTGCGTGCGTCGGAAGAGGAATTGAAGGTCCAGTCCGAAGAGCTTCAGGCGACCAACGAAGAGCTCCGCCAGAAACAGGATCTGATGAGCGACCAGCAGGTCGAGCTGTCGCGTCTGCATAGCGAAAGCGAACAGCGCGCCGAGGCGTTGGCCCGCGCCAGCCAGTACAAGTCCGATTTTCTGGCCAACATGTCCCACGAGCTGCGCACGCCGCTCAACAGCCTGCTGATCCTGTCACGAAGCCTGGCCGACAACGACGAGGGCAATCTCGAGGCCGATCAGATCGAGGCGGCCAGCATCATCCACGAGTCGGGAAGCAACCTGCTGGCCCTGATCAACGATATTCTCGACCTGTCCAAGATCGAGGCCGGCAAGATGCGCGTCAACGCCGAGCGATGCCGGATCGTGGATCTGGTCGCTCGCCTGCATCGATATTTCGATCATGTGGCCGAGCGCAAGCAACTCGCCTTCGCGGTCGAGATCGCCGACGATACGCCCGCGGAAATCATGACCGATGCAGGCAAGCTCGAGCAGATTGTGCGCAATCTGGTCAGCAATGCGATCAAGTTCACCGAGCACGGTCGGGTGACGGTCACCTTCGCGCCGGTCGATCCCAGCACCGTGCTGCGGAGCGAGGGGCTGACGCCGGGCGATGGGTTGGCGGTTCATGTACGCGACGAGGGTATCGGCATACCCGCCGACCGCCTCGAACAGATCTTCCAGGCCTTCGAACAGGTGGATGCCAGTACCAGTCGAACCTATGGCGGCACCGGACTCGGGCTGTCCATATCGCGCGAGCTGGCGCGCCTGCTCGGTGGCGAGGTGCACGTCGAGAGTCGGCTGGGCGAGGGGAGTTGCTTTAGCGTGTATGTTCATCGCGAGCTGGTCGCGGCGAGCGAGGCCGGTGGCGATTCGCCGATATCTGGTCGTGCCGCGTCCGTGCGTGAACCGGCTGTCGAATACGGCGCGGCTATAACCGAGCGCCCGGCCCGACCGACACCGGAGCCTGGGCGTAGCCCGCATCTGCTCATCATCGACGACGATGCCGTATTCGCCCGGGTGGTCGCCGAGGCGGCGCGCAAGCGCGGTTTCGAATGCACGATCGCAGGCGACGGCGAACGCGGTCTCGACATGGTTCGCCAGCAGTTGCCGGACGCGATCGTGCTCGACCTGGGTTTGCCCGGTATGGACGGCTGGGCCGTGCTGGACCGCCTCAAGGCCAATGAACGCACCTGCAAGATTCCCGTACATATCGTCTCGGCGGCCGACGATACCGGACGGTCCCAGCAGTCGGGGGCGGTGGGATACTTGCGCAAGCCGATTTCGCGCGATGACCTGGACACGCTTTTCGCACGCGCCGAGGCATTGACCGGCCGGCAGGCACGCCGCGTGCTTGTGGTCGACGATGATCGCGAAGCGCATACCGCCATCGCCCATCTGCTCAAGCACGAGCGGGTGGAGATCACGGCCGTGACCAGGGGCAGCGAGGCGTTGTCGGCGCTGGACGAGCAGAGCTACGACTGCGTGGTGCTGGACCTGCGGTTGCCCGACATCAGCGGTTTCGAGCTGCTCGAACGCATCGCCGCGCGCACCGGTGCGCCCCCCGTCGTGGTGTATTCGGCGCGCGAGCTCACCGACGAGGAGACACGGACGCTGCGGGCGCACACCGACAGCATCGTGATCAAGGGCTCGCACGCGCAGGCGCGGCTGCTCGATGAAATTTCGCTGTTCTTCCACCGTATTGCCGATGCCTCGCGCACCCCGGCACCGGTCGCGGCGGCCGAGCGCGCGGCGCCGGAGACGTCGCTGGCCGGGCATACGGTCCTGCTCGTCGACGACGACATGCGCAACACGTTCGCGCTGTCGCGCGTGCTGCGTGCGCGCGGCCTGAACGTGCTCATGGCCAGCGACGGGTTCAAGGCGCTCGATCAGCTGGCCGCCCACGACAGCGTCTCGATCGTGCTGATGGACATCATGATGCCCGGCATGGACGGCTACGAGGCCATACGACGTATTCGTGCCCAGCCCGAACGGGGCGAACTGCCGATCATCGCCTTGACCGCGAAGGCAATGGCCGGTGATCGTGACAAATGCCTGGAGGCCGGCGCCAATGACTACCTGCCCAAACCGCTGGATACCGATACGCTCGTCACACGCATGCAGGCGCTGCTCTAG
- the parE gene encoding DNA topoisomerase IV subunit B: protein MASRYDAADIEVLSGLDPVRKRPGMFTDTARPNHLAQEVIDNSVDEALSGHAGTIEVTLAADGSLAVVDDGRGMPVDTHGEHGVSGVELILTRLHAGGKFSNRQYQFSGGLHGVGVSVVNALSTSLVVQVWRGGVHYEMRFADGEKTQELTEIGRCAKNRTGTMLRFSPDPQYFDSPRFATGRLKHLLRAKAVLCPNLRVRFVDEAGEEDITWQYADGLADYMADALADIECLISPAFTGGENETTQTVDWALTWLAPDQPGVDGVAESYVNLIPTASGGTHVNGLRTGLTEAVREFCEFRNLLPRGVKIAPEDVWSGCSYVLSVKMNEPQFSGQTKERLSSRDISGFVSGAVKDGFSLWLNAHAETGELLAAQIIGNAQARARSAKKIKRKRVTAGPALPGKLTDCVTDDPARSELFLVEGDSAGGSAKQARDRNFQAVMPLRGKILNSWEVDAADIMASNEIHDISVALGLDPGSGNFERLRYHKICILADADSDGLHIATLLCALFVKHFRPLVEHGHVFVAMPPLFRIDAGKEVFYALDRDERDATLRRLDNEKKKRKISVTRFKGLGEMSALQLRETTMAPDTRRLVQLSIGEDGVPDGQVDELMDMLLAKKRAADRRGWLEANGHEAEV, encoded by the coding sequence ATGGCCAGCCGTTACGACGCCGCCGATATCGAAGTGCTGTCCGGGCTCGATCCGGTACGCAAGCGCCCGGGCATGTTCACCGATACCGCGCGTCCCAATCATCTGGCTCAGGAAGTCATCGATAACAGCGTGGACGAAGCGTTGTCCGGGCATGCCGGGACCATCGAGGTCACGCTGGCCGCAGACGGCAGCCTGGCAGTGGTCGACGATGGCCGCGGCATGCCCGTGGATACTCACGGCGAACATGGCGTATCGGGCGTCGAACTGATCCTGACGCGCCTGCATGCCGGCGGCAAGTTCTCCAATCGGCAATACCAGTTCTCGGGTGGTCTGCACGGGGTCGGCGTATCCGTGGTCAATGCGCTGTCCACGTCGCTGGTGGTGCAGGTCTGGCGTGGCGGGGTGCATTACGAAATGCGCTTTGCCGACGGCGAGAAGACTCAGGAGCTTACCGAGATCGGCCGCTGTGCCAAGAACCGGACCGGCACCATGCTGCGGTTCTCGCCCGATCCGCAGTATTTCGACAGTCCGCGGTTTGCCACTGGCCGGCTCAAGCATCTGTTGCGGGCCAAGGCCGTGCTGTGCCCGAACCTGCGGGTACGTTTCGTCGACGAGGCCGGCGAGGAAGACATCACCTGGCAGTATGCCGACGGACTGGCCGACTACATGGCCGACGCGCTCGCCGATATCGAGTGCCTGATCTCTCCGGCATTCACCGGCGGCGAGAACGAGACCACTCAAACCGTCGACTGGGCGCTGACCTGGCTGGCGCCGGATCAGCCAGGCGTGGATGGGGTGGCCGAGAGTTACGTGAACCTGATTCCGACCGCCTCGGGCGGTACCCACGTCAACGGCCTGCGGACCGGTCTCACCGAGGCGGTGCGCGAATTCTGTGAATTCCGCAACCTGCTGCCACGTGGGGTCAAGATCGCCCCGGAGGATGTCTGGTCCGGGTGCAGCTATGTGCTGTCGGTCAAGATGAACGAGCCCCAGTTCTCGGGCCAGACCAAGGAACGGCTATCCTCGCGCGATATCAGCGGGTTCGTCTCCGGCGCGGTCAAGGACGGATTTTCGCTGTGGCTCAACGCACATGCCGAGACCGGTGAGCTGCTGGCCGCCCAGATCATCGGCAACGCCCAGGCGCGGGCGCGGTCGGCCAAGAAGATCAAGCGCAAGCGTGTGACCGCCGGCCCGGCGCTCCCGGGCAAGCTCACCGACTGTGTGACTGACGACCCGGCGCGGTCCGAACTGTTCCTGGTCGAAGGCGATTCCGCCGGCGGTTCGGCCAAGCAGGCCCGTGATCGCAACTTTCAGGCGGTGATGCCGCTGCGCGGCAAGATCCTCAATTCCTGGGAGGTCGATGCCGCCGACATCATGGCCTCGAACGAGATCCACGATATCTCGGTCGCCCTTGGCCTGGACCCGGGCTCGGGCAATTTCGAGCGTCTGCGCTATCACAAGATCTGTATTCTGGCCGATGCCGATTCGGATGGGCTTCATATCGCAACGCTGCTGTGTGCGCTGTTCGTCAAGCATTTCCGGCCGCTGGTGGAGCATGGACACGTGTTCGTGGCGATGCCGCCCCTGTTTCGGATCGACGCCGGCAAGGAAGTCTTCTATGCGCTGGACCGCGACGAGCGCGATGCCACGCTGCGCCGGCTCGACAACGAAAAGAAAAAGCGCAAGATCAGCGTCACGCGGTTCAAAGGGCTCGGCGAGATGAGCGCACTGCAGCTGCGCGAGACCACGATGGCCCCGGACACGCGCCGTCTCGTCCAGCTGTCGATCGGCGAGGACGGGGTGCCCGATGGGCAGGTCGACGAACTCATGGACATGCTGCTGGCCAAGAAGCGCGCCGCCGATCGTCGGGGCTGGCTCGAGGCCAACGGCCACGAAGCCGAGGTCTGA